The Phycisphaeraceae bacterium genome segment TTCAACTCCCTCGACGCACAGAGGGAAGCCGGCGAGGCGTACATCGCCAGCCAGCGCAACGAGGGCTGGGTCTGTCTTCCGAACCGGTACGACGACGGCGGATTCTCCGGCGGCAGCATGGAGCGACCGTCGCTGGAACGCCTGCTCAGGGACATCGAGGCGGGCACAATCGACTGCGTCGTGGTCTACAAGGTCGACCGGCTCAGCCGGTCTCTGATGGATTTCGCGCGGATCATGGAGGCGTTCGATCGCAAGGGCGTGTCGTTCGTCTCCGTAACGCAGCAGTTCAACACGACCAGCTCGATGGGTAGGTTGACGCTCAACATCCTGCTCTCGTTCGCTCAGTTCGAGCGTGAGATCATCGGGGAACGCATCCGCGACAAGATCGCGGCCCAGAAGCGGCGTGGCAAGTGGGCGGGCGGCGTGCCCGTCCTCGGGTACGACGTCGACCGCTCAGGCGGCAGCCCCCGCCTGGTCGTCAACCCCAGGGAGGCAGCGCGGGTCCGGGAGATATTCCAAATCTACCTGGACGCGGGATCGCTCCAGCGCGCTGTGACCGTTCTGAGGCACCGCGAGTGGACCAACAAGCGACGGCTGACTCGCAAGGGCGAGAAGAGGGGCGGTCGCCCGTTCGACACCGGCACCCTCCACGTCCTGCTGACGAACCCGATCCTCACGGGCAAGATCGTCCACAAGGGCCAGACCTACGACGGAGAGCATGAGGCGATTGTCGATCCCGGTCTCTTCGAGCGCGTGCGACAGCAGTTGGCAGAGAACGGCCGAACCGGCGGTGCCGAGGCCCGCAACAAGTACGGCGCGCTGCTCCGCGGGCTGCTCCGATGCAAGCACTGCGACTGCGCCATGATCCACACGTTCTACGGCAAGAGGGGCCGGTACTACCGCTACTACCGGTGCCTGAACGCGATCAAGAACGGTGCCCGCACCTGCGCGGCGGCGACGCTGCCCGGGCTGGAGATCGAGAAACTCGTCATCGACGAGATCCGTGCGTTGGGAAACGACCGCGGGTTGCTGGATCGCATTCTCGCGGAGGCCAAGGTCGACGTGGACGCGGAGCAATCGGCCCTGAAGGCCGAGCGAGGGTCCATACTGAACGCGCTGGCCCGGATGGACCGCGAGCTCCGGGAACTCGTCGCCGACAAGGACGGCGGCGCGACAACGACCGCCCGCCTGGCCAACCTACACGAACAGATCACCGGTGCCCGTTCGCGCCTCGGCGAGGTGGACGCGAGGCTCGGCACGATCAAAAGCACTTCCATCACCCGCGATGAAGCCCGAAAGGCACTCAACGAGTTCGACGGCGTGTGGTCACAACTGTCCCCGCGCGAGCAGGCACGAGTTTTGAAGCTGCTGCTCTCGAAGATCGAGTACGACCCGGCGAACGCGAGCGTCGCCGTCACGTTTCGGGCGACCGGGATCGCCGCCCTGTGCCGCCGGAATCTGGAGGAAGCCGCGTGACAACCGTCGTCAGAACCATCCACTTCGCCGTGAAGTCCCGCCGCAAGCGCCTGGTGGTTGGCCCGGAGGCTGAACTGCCCAAGCCGACCAGCAGGATTCCCCGCGTCGCCCGCTTGATGGCACTGGCGATCAAGTACGACGATCTCCTCCAGCGCGGAGTTGTGGCCGACCTATCCGAACTGGCCCATCTTTGCCAGGTCACGCAGCCCCGGATGACGCAGATCATGAACCTGCTGCATCTCGCGCCGGACATCCAGGAGCAGATCCTGTTCTTGCCGCCCGTCGAGGCTGGCCGCGATCCCATCCACGAGCGCATGCTTCGGGATCTCACCCGAGTGCTGGATTGGCGGAAGCAGAGGCGGGTCTGGCTGGCCGTGGGCCAGCGAACGTGCTGTACTGACCGGGGTTAGACCCCCAGCGTCCGCCCGGGATTCGGGCTGCGTTCGCGGCGGAACTCGGTTACACTCAGCGTGCAGCGTTTAGTACACGCCGCACGCCGTCGCCGTCACCCAGCCATCCAACCAATCGCCGATCCGACCCCGCCATGCACAACTTCAGCGACAAGGTCTCCCTGATCTGGCAGGTCGCGGATCTGCTCCGCGGCCCGTACCGCCCCAACCAGTACGGCAAGGTCATCCTCCCGCTGACCGTGCTGCGTCGGCTCGACTGCGTCCTTGAACCCACGCGCGAGAAGGTGCGGACGAAGGCGGAGGAGCTGAAGCGCAGGGGCACGCCGATCAACAACCTGGAGCCGGTGCTCAACCGCGCGGCCATGCCACCGGATTGGCCCAAGGACCGCCCGTTTCCGCTGCACAACACGAGCAAGTTCGACTTCCGCTCGCTTGCGGGCGATCCGAACAACATCGCCAAGAACCTGACGCACTACATCAAGTCGTTCTCCTCCAAGGCCCGTGAGATCATCGAGTACTTCGGCTTCGCCGAGCACATCGAGAAGTTGGACAAAGCCAACCGCCTCTACCTGATCGTCTCCAAGTTTGCCACCATCGACCTGCATCCCGCGACGGTGTCCAACGTCGAGATGGGATACATCTTCGAGGAGCTGATCCGGAAGTTCAGCGAAGCCGCCAACGAGACCGCGGGTGATCACTTCACGCCGCGCGAAGTCATCCGGCTCATCGTCAACCTGCTGTTCACGCCCGACGGCGAGGTCCTCACACGCAAAGGCATCGTGAAGACGCTGTTCGATCCCGCCTGCGGCACGGGCGGCATGCTGTCGGTCGCTGAGGAATACCTCGCGGAGCTCAACCCCGATGCGCGCCTTGAGGTCTTCGGCCAGGACTACAACCCCGAGTCCTACGCGATCTGCGGCTCGGACATGCTCATCAAGGGTCAGAACATCGACCACATCAAATTCGGCGACTCGTTCACCGACGACGGGTTCCCGAGCGAGCACTACGACTACATGCTGGCCAATCCGCCCTTCGGGGTTGAGTGGAAGCCTGAAGAAGATGAGATCCGCAAGGAGCACGAGACGTTGAAGATGGCCGGTCGGTTCGGCGCCGGCCTGCCCCGCATCAATGACGGCTCCCTGCTGTTCCTCCAGCACATGATCTCAAAGATGAAGCCAGCGGACCCCAGGCGAGACAACGGCGGCACGCGCATCGGCATCGTCTTCAATGGTTCTCCGCTCTTCACCGGTGACGCCGGGTCGGGCGAGAGCGAGATTCGCCGTTGGATCATCGAGAACGACTGGCTTGAGACGATCGTCGCACTCCCGGATGAGCTGTTCTACAACACGGGCATCTTCACCTACGTCTGGATCGTCTCCAACCGCAAGGAGCCGCGCCGGCGCGGCAAGGTCCAGCTCATCAACGCGGTCTCCTTCGCCCAGAAGATGCGGAAGTCACTGGGGAACAAGCGCCAGGAGATCGGCGACGGCAAGGACGGGAAGCCCGACCACGTCGGCGAGATCACCCGCCTGTATGGCGACTTTGCCCAGGGCCAGCACTCAAAGGTCTTCGACAACGCCGACTTCGGATACCGCCAGATCACGGTCGAGCGCCCGCTTCGCCTTCGGTTTGCGGTGACGCCCGAGGGGATCGAGGCCCTCCGCGACTCCGGCCCCTTCAAGAAGCTGGCGGAGGATGCGGACACCAAGCCGAAGAAGCGCGGCCGGAAGGCCAAGGGTGCGGCAGCCGCGGCGAACGAGCCTTCCTCCCCCGCCACCTCCGCCCCCGCGAATCCCGCTGGCGACGCGATCGTGGGCGTCCTCGAGGGCCTGCCCGGGAAGGTCTGGATGGATCGGGCAGACTTCCTGGCGGACCTAGAGACCGCGTTCGAGGCGTCGGACGCGAAACTCTCCGCGCCGATCCGCAAGGCGATCGTCGCGGCGTTCGGCGTGCGCGATGAGAACGCGGCGATCTGCCTGGACAAAGACGGCAACCCCGAGCCGGATCCGGAACTTCGCGACTACGAGAACGTCCCCCTCAAGGAGGACATCCTCGTGTACTTCGATCGCGAGGTGAAGCCGCACGTCCCCGATGCCTGGATCAGCACCGACGAGAAGCATCGCGACAAGAAGGACGGCAAGGTGGGGATCGTCGGGTACGAGATCCCACTGACGCGGCACTTTTACGTCTACCAGCCGCCGCGCGAGCTGTCGGCCATCGCGGCGGACATCACCGGGCTTGAGAAGGACATCGTGCGGATGCTCGCGGAGGTGACCAAGTGAGCGGCCTCGTGCTGGGCAGCCCGGCTCTCCGAACCGAGTTCCGCGCCGGCGGCCCGTGGGGGGGCGGGGCTGGATCGCGGGCTTCCGTGGATGCGCCACTCCCGGGAATGGCGGCGCGCCGGAACTGTCCGGGCCGATTGGAAGGACGTCCGGATCAGTCGGACGATCATCCGGCCCGTCCGGAGGGTCGTCCGCACGAGTTGGAGCGTCGTCCGGGCGGACTGGAGGATGTTCCAGGTGATCCGGAGGACCGGCCGACTGGACCGGAAGATCGTCCGGATGACTCGGACGGTCGTCCGAGTCGGTTGGAACACGCTCCGGGCGAGCCGGAGCGTGGCGGAGGCCGCGCCGGGGCGGGAGAGGGGCGCGGACATGGCTGACGCGACCCTGTTTTTGACCCCCCCGGACGCGGGCGCACGCCTTGCGCCGGCGCAAGAGGTGACGACCCGTTATCCGGCCTATCGGCCCAGCGGAGTGGTGTGGCTGGGGGATGTGCCGGCGCACTGGGAAGTCAAGCGGCTCAAGCATCTATGCACCCGCTCTGCTTTGTACGGCGCGAACGAATCGGCCGAGTCGTACCAGTCGGAGGGCGTGCGATTTCTGCGAACCTCGGACATTGATGACGAGGGCAACCTCGCGCCTGCGGAGACCAGCGCGGTCTATCTCGACCCCACGAGAGTCACGGACTACATGCTCTCCGACGGCGACTTGTTGTTGTCGCGCAGCGGGACGCTCGGCCGCTCGTTCATCTACAACGCGGAAACACACGGCCCCTGCGCCTACGCGGGCTACCTCGTCCGATTTGTGCTGCGAAAGACCCTGAACCCGCGCTTCGCGTTCTATTTCACCAAGACCAAGCCGTTCGAGCAATGGATTGGTTTGGCTGCGATTGCCGCGACGATCGGGAACATCAACGGCCAGAAGTTCGCCAACATCGAACTTCCCCTCCCCCCTCTCCCTGAGCAGGAGGCGATTGCGGCGTGGCTGGACGAGCGGACGCGACGGGTCGATGAGCTGGTCGCGGCCAATCGGCGGCTGATCGACCTGCTCGCCGAACAACGCACCGCCCTCATCACCCACGCCGTCACCAAGGGCCTCAACCCCGCCGCCCCCATGAAGCCCTCCGGCATCGACTGGCTCGGCGATGTGCCAGCGGAGGTGCGGCGACTCAAGTTCCTCTCTTCGTTCGTGACGTCCGGATCGCGTGGATGGGCCGAGTACTACAGCAACGATGGAGAGGTATTCCTTCGCATTGGCAACGTCTCACGCGTCGGTGTCGACCTGGACCTTGGCGACATCCAGCGGGTTACGCCCCCCGATGGTGCAGAGGGTGAACGGACGATTGTGCAAGGTGGCGACGTGCTGATCTCGGTCACGGCGTACATCGGTGCCGTGGGCGTCGTGCCAGAAGGATTCGAGCGGGCGTATGTCAATCAGCACCTCGCGCTGGTCCGGCCTCGCCGCAATCGCATCGAGCCCAGGTATCTGGCCTACGCCCTGTTCTCTGGACTCGGCCAAATCCAGTTCCGCCAGTTGATGTATGGCGGGACCAAGGAGGGCTTGGGACTTGAGGACGTCAAGAACCTGCTCGTGATCGTGCCGTCGCTTGACGAGCAGCGCGCCATCGTCGCCCACCTAGACGCCGCGTGTGCCAGGTTCGACTCCCTCACCGCGGCCGCTGAATCCGCGATCGTCCGCCTGACCGAGTATCGCCAGGCCTTTATCTCCGCCGCCGTGACGGGGAAGATCAGCGTCTGCGGCGCGGCGAGCACCGTGCAACCGGAGGCCGCATCCGCAAGCGACCCTGTGATCGCCGGTCGAATCAACGGCGAGGCCGGTGGCACTGGCCGGACCGCGAACAAGTACTTCCAACGCAGCGTGCTCGCCGCGGAGATCATCGCCCGCATTGGGAATGACCGCACGTTCGGGCGGGTGAAGTTGCAGAAGGCCCTGATCCTCGCCGAGGGGCACCTCCAGTTGGCGGAGATCGAGAGCCAGCCGATGCGGGCCGCGGCCGGGCCGTTCGACAACGCGATGATGCGGTCGATCCAGTCGCAGCTGCAGAAGTCGCAGTGGTACGAGTATCGCAAGGACGGCGATCCGCTGAAGTTCTTGCCGCTGGCCAAGGCGGGCGGGCACAAGCAGTATTTCGATCGGTACTGGGGGGCGAAGGAGGCCGCGTTCGCAGCGTTGATGGACCTGTTGGTGAAGCTGGACACGCAGCGCTCGGAGATCGTGGCGACGCTGTATTCGGCGTGGAACGACTTCCTGATCGACCAGAAGCCGGTGACGGATGATGCACTCGTCGCCGAGGTGCTGACCAATTGGGACCCGGCGAAGACGGCGATCCCCGAGGACAAGTGGCGCAAGGCGATCGGGTGGATGCGCGGCAAGGGACTGGTGCCGACGGGGTATGGGGCGCACACACGCATCGCTCAGCACGATCGGAGCAAGGAGTAGAGCATGAACCTCGCCGCCAAGTTTGATGTCATTTACGGCAGCACGGCGCTCCCCCAGGCGCTGCTGGCGACGATTGTTCGAAGCCTGGAGCAGGCGGGCATTGAGGGTACGTTCTACATCGGCTACCCGGTGATGGCATCGGCGGACTCGAACACCACGATCGATGCGCTACTCGTCACCCAGAAGCCAGGCCTGGTGGCGTTTCACTTCGCGCAGAAGGGCGAGGACTACAAGGCAGTACAGGACAAGCTGTACTACGTTCTCGAATCGAACCTTGGCAGGCATGAGTCGCTGCGTCGCGGGAGGGCGCTCGGCGTCACGGTCAACGTGCTGTCTGTTTTTCCTGAAGGAGAAGTTCCTGCGCCGGCAGATGCCGCGTATCCCGCGGCGTCGCCCTCCACGCTCGTAGCAGCGCTCGGTGGCATGAAGCCGATCGACGACCCCGCCCTCTATCGGAGCGTGTCGGCCGCGATCCAGCGTGTCACAACCATCAAGCCCGTCAAGAAACGGCAGAACATCGTGAAGGCCGGCTCGAAGGGGGCGATCCTGCGGTCGATCGAGAAAGAGATCGCCAACCTTGACCGATGGCAAAAGTCCGCCGCGATCGAAACTCCGGAAGGGCTCCAGAGGATTCGCGGCCTTGCGGGCTCGGGCAAAACGGTGGTGCTGGCCCTGAAGGCGGCATATCTGCACACTCAGCACCCCGATTGGCAGATCGCGGTCACGTTCCACACGAGGTCCCTGTATCAGCAGTTCAAGGACCTGATCGAGCGGTTCACGCTCGAGCACCTGGGGGATAAGCCGGACTGGGAGAAGTTGCGCATCGTCCACTCGTGGGGCTCATCCGCCACGGACGGCATGTATTCGCTCGCGTGCGCCGCGGCGAACATGATTCCGACCAACTACCTGAGCGCAAAGTCTCGCTTCGGAGTCATGCGGGCATTCGAGGGCGTGTGCGACGAACTCGCCGCCGCGATGAAGGGTCGCGAGTTCGACTTGTTCGACGCCGTTCTGATCGATGAGGCCCAGGATCTGCCACGATCATTCTTCCGGATCGTCGATGCGGTCACCAGAGCGCCGAAGAGGATCGTCTGGGCATACGACGAACTCCAGAACCTGTCAGATGCGGGCATGGCATCGACGGCCGAACTATTCGATCGAGACATTCAGCTCACGAACACACCCGGTGCACCTCAGCAAGACATCATTTTGCCGGTGTGCTACCGCAATACGCCGTGGGCGCTCACGCTGGCCCACGCGTTGGGGTTTGGGCTCTCGCGCGATCGCGGCATGGTGCAGCACTTCGATGAGCCCAGCCTCTGGGTAGACATCGGCTACATGGTTGAGAAGGGGCCGCTGGACTACGGGCAGGAGGTCGTCCTTGCACGCGGACCGCGATCCTACCCGCTGTTCTTTGAGAAGCTGCTGACGCCAGCCGACGCCGTGCAATCGCAGGCGTTCAACACGAAGGATGAGCAGTATGCCTGGATCGCGGAGCAGGTTGCCAAGAACTTGAAAGAGGACGAACTCGATGCCGACGACATCCTGATCGTGCTGCCGGAGCCAATAACGCAGCGCGATGAGTACTACTCGCTCCGTCGCCACCTGGATAGCCGCGGGATCCCCTCGTCCCTGGCCGGCGTTACCAACGACCGAGATCAGTTCTCGCAATCGGGCGTCGTCACCGTGTCGGGCATCTACCGCGCCAAGGGCAATGAAGCGCCGATGGTCTACATCGCCAACTCCGACTTCTGCGTCGTCGGCCATGAGTTGATCCGTCTACGGAACATCCTGTTTACTGCGATTACCCGGTCTCGCGCATGGGTGCGTCTCTGCGGCACTGGCCTCAGCATGACCACCCTACAGAAGGAGATCGATGCGGTCGTGAACTCGGGCTACAAGCTGGTGTTCCGCGTCCCGACGCAGGAGCAACTGGCGGTGATGCGCAGGATCAATCGAGATCGCACCGCCGAAGAGAAGAGCCAGATCCGCAAGGCAGAGAAAAGCCTGGAGGAGGTCCTCGATCTCGTGAAGCGCGGCGTCATCTCTCCGGATGCAATGCCTCAGCTCAAGGAGATCTTGAAGGCCATGCAGGACAAGGGGGGCAAGGCGTGAACGCTCGACAGGTCGCCACGATGATCGCGAGCACCTGCCAGGATCTGCGGAGCCTGGGGCTGGTGACATTCGACAATTCTCCCTGCCAGAGACGCGAGGGAGCGTTTCAACGCGTCGCGTGGCCAAGCGTCGGCCCGAGTGCTGCTCGCACCTTCGCTTTCGGCTCGCTTGGCCAGTATCTATCTCTGATCAAGGAAGGCGCGTTTACATGCCTCCTGAAGGACTACTCCGTCGTTCAGGCGAGCTACGACTGTGACGGAACGAACGTCGTGGCGCACAGCCTCTTGTACTGGCCCGCGCCTGTTGCCATTCAAGAGCCAGTGGAGGATCTCGGAGACCTGTGTGCAGCGGTGGCGATGTGCATGGAATCGCCCGCAAGCGCCGCCCCATTGTGCGAGCTGTACCTTCGGTCCCCCATGCGATTCGACTTCGATCCTGACCGGGCGAGCGAAGACCATCCGGAGGTGCATCTGCACACGCAGTTCGATGACACTCGCATTCACGTTGATCGACCCATGTCGTTCACCACGTTCGTGAAGATGGTGTTCAAGACGTTTTACCGGGAGACGTGGAACTCCTGCCCCGAACTCGCGCGAATGCACGAACAAAGGGTTCCCCTGGTAAAGGACGAGTTCGCGCCAGTCCCCCATTCCCTTTGTCTCGCGTGGTCGGCGGGGCGCGACGACTAGCAGCTCTCTATCGGCAGAGGCGTTTGACGAAGGAAGGACAGCAACATGGCGAAGGCATCTGAGTTGGAAGACCTGAAGTTCTCCGACCCCCGCGAGGAGGAGGAAGGCGCGATTGACCACATCCCAAAGGACGAGAGGCATCTGCGCACGCAGGCCTACGACATGAGCATCAGTGACATCGTTGGAAAGATCACCAACGGCGACATCGTCCTCGACCCGGACTACCAGCGGAACTACGTGTGGGACGACAAGCGCGCATCCCTGTTGGTCGAGTCCATCCTGCTAAACGTCCCGATTCCTGTCATCTACGTCGCAGAGGATGACGACAGCCTGTGGGATGTTGTCGACGGGCTACAGCGTCTGAACTCGCTGAGTCGGTTCTTCTCCAACGAGTTCAAACTGAAGGGGCTGGAGGTTCTCGATGAGCTGAATGGCCAGTTCTACAAAGATCTGAACCCAAAGGCTGCGAGGATTCTTCGTAACGGGATTCTCCGCATCATTCTGATCTTCAAGGAGTCCAATCAGGACATCAAGTACGAGATCTTCATGCGCCTGAATCGTGGTGCCGTGAAGCTCACTGAACAGGAGTTGCGGAACTGTCTGTACCGTGGTGCTTTCAACGACATGCTTCACGACCTGTGCGCCCAGGGACTAGTGCAGACGCTCCTCGATCTGGATGCTCCGCACAACCGCATGGCGGATGCCGAGCTGCTGTTGCGCCACTTCACGGTGAAGGGCGGGTACGACCCCGCAACCGGCAAGATCTCGACGTACTCGGGCAACATGCGCTCGTCGCTCAACCACTACATGTCCAAAGTGCGTCACACTAAATCTGAGGAGATCGTGGTGTTGAAGAAGGAATTCATGCTAAACGCCATGAAGGTGGCCGAGGTCTTCGGCGCCGAGGCGTTTCACCGGATCAATCCAGACGGCAGCTACGACGATCGTCTGAATCGCGCCATCATGGACGCGGTGATGGTCGGCGTCGGCTTCCACACGCTCGATGAAATAAAGGCCAAGAAGGCCGAGGTCAAGGCCGTCCTGCAGAAGCTGATCAACGATGACGCCCAGTTCGCGGACGCCATTACTACTCGGACTTCCGACAAGCAGCGCATGGAATATCGCGTGCACACCTTTGTCCGCAAGCTCGACGAAGTCATGCAGGGATAGCACATGGCCACGCGACTAGAGACCGCCGACGACTTCGCCGCCACGCTTGCTGAGGTGGAGTTGTTGCTGCGCGAGTCCGATGAGGCCGCTCCGGGAGGACCGCGCGAGGATGAACGACGCGCCGCGGTGTTGAACAAGGCGGCTCTGCTGCTCATGACGGGCAAGTTTGAAGCGTTTCTGGAGACGGCGGCCGAGGATTTCCTGTTTGCGGTGAATCAGGTCGGCGGGGCGACTCGATTCATCCCGCCTCGGATGCTTGCTGAGCACAGCGTCAAGGCAGTGGCCGGAATCGACTTGAAGCTCAGTGGCGGGGACATCGCCGGCGTGAGCGCGATCTTCGCAGGACTCGCGAAGATGTGGGGCAACGTGGACCCGTGCTCCGACCTGGCCATTGCCTGCAAATTCAACTACGGCAAACACGGCGAGAGCGAGGTCATCAAGCTGTTCAAGCGATTCGGGATTGACGATGTGTTTGCGCAGGTACCAGTCGTCGACGATGCTACAGAGCGGTATGAGGGCCAAGCGCCGCCATTGGTTGACGTAAAGGGAATGGTCAACTCCCTCACGGGCATCCGCAACAACATCCTGCACCAGGATGAGTCGCCCAGCTTGACATCCGATGGCTTGCGAAAGCAAATCGCCACGCTGCACAAGTTTGCTGTCGAGCTCGTGAAGGCTCTGCAGAGCATAGTGGACCAGATAGACACTCGAGTTCAGGCCGAGGGAGCCGCGAATGCCCGCTGACTACAAAGAGAAAGCCTTCGAAGCTGCTATCGAGGAGCACCTTCTCGCCAGCGGCTACGCCAAAGGCGATAACTGCGACTACGACGCCACGGCGGCACCCAATGGGTACGACCGCGCGCGGGGCCTGTTCCCGGGCGTGTTCGTCGCGTTCGTGAAGGCCACCCAGCCGCAGGCATGGTCAGCGCTCGAGAAGCTTCACGCCGGCGCCACCGGTGACGTCCTGGTGGATGCGCTCTGTAAGGCCATCGCGGGGAGCGATCGGGGTTCGCTGGAGATCATCAGGCACGGCTTCAAGTGCTACGGCCGACAGATCGACGTGGCGTTCTTCCGGCCTTCCAGCGGGCTCAATCCGGAAACCATGCGTCTGCACGCGATGAATGTGCTGACCGTTACGAGGCAGGTTTACTACTCGACCACCTGCGAGAAGAGCGTCGACGTGGTCCTGTCGCTCAACGGCGTGCCCATC includes the following:
- a CDS encoding recombinase family protein; its protein translation is MSKRPRSSSTPADRTRGTGIAAPVRCAIYTRKSSEEGLEQEFNSLDAQREAGEAYIASQRNEGWVCLPNRYDDGGFSGGSMERPSLERLLRDIEAGTIDCVVVYKVDRLSRSLMDFARIMEAFDRKGVSFVSVTQQFNTTSSMGRLTLNILLSFAQFEREIIGERIRDKIAAQKRRGKWAGGVPVLGYDVDRSGGSPRLVVNPREAARVREIFQIYLDAGSLQRAVTVLRHREWTNKRRLTRKGEKRGGRPFDTGTLHVLLTNPILTGKIVHKGQTYDGEHEAIVDPGLFERVRQQLAENGRTGGAEARNKYGALLRGLLRCKHCDCAMIHTFYGKRGRYYRYYRCLNAIKNGARTCAAATLPGLEIEKLVIDEIRALGNDRGLLDRILAEAKVDVDAEQSALKAERGSILNALARMDRELRELVADKDGGATTTARLANLHEQITGARSRLGEVDARLGTIKSTSITRDEARKALNEFDGVWSQLSPREQARVLKLLLSKIEYDPANASVAVTFRATGIAALCRRNLEEAA
- a CDS encoding SAM-dependent DNA methyltransferase; the protein is MHNFSDKVSLIWQVADLLRGPYRPNQYGKVILPLTVLRRLDCVLEPTREKVRTKAEELKRRGTPINNLEPVLNRAAMPPDWPKDRPFPLHNTSKFDFRSLAGDPNNIAKNLTHYIKSFSSKAREIIEYFGFAEHIEKLDKANRLYLIVSKFATIDLHPATVSNVEMGYIFEELIRKFSEAANETAGDHFTPREVIRLIVNLLFTPDGEVLTRKGIVKTLFDPACGTGGMLSVAEEYLAELNPDARLEVFGQDYNPESYAICGSDMLIKGQNIDHIKFGDSFTDDGFPSEHYDYMLANPPFGVEWKPEEDEIRKEHETLKMAGRFGAGLPRINDGSLLFLQHMISKMKPADPRRDNGGTRIGIVFNGSPLFTGDAGSGESEIRRWIIENDWLETIVALPDELFYNTGIFTYVWIVSNRKEPRRRGKVQLINAVSFAQKMRKSLGNKRQEIGDGKDGKPDHVGEITRLYGDFAQGQHSKVFDNADFGYRQITVERPLRLRFAVTPEGIEALRDSGPFKKLAEDADTKPKKRGRKAKGAAAAANEPSSPATSAPANPAGDAIVGVLEGLPGKVWMDRADFLADLETAFEASDAKLSAPIRKAIVAAFGVRDENAAICLDKDGNPEPDPELRDYENVPLKEDILVYFDREVKPHVPDAWISTDEKHRDKKDGKVGIVGYEIPLTRHFYVYQPPRELSAIAADITGLEKDIVRMLAEVTK
- a CDS encoding restriction endonuclease subunit S, with amino-acid sequence MADATLFLTPPDAGARLAPAQEVTTRYPAYRPSGVVWLGDVPAHWEVKRLKHLCTRSALYGANESAESYQSEGVRFLRTSDIDDEGNLAPAETSAVYLDPTRVTDYMLSDGDLLLSRSGTLGRSFIYNAETHGPCAYAGYLVRFVLRKTLNPRFAFYFTKTKPFEQWIGLAAIAATIGNINGQKFANIELPLPPLPEQEAIAAWLDERTRRVDELVAANRRLIDLLAEQRTALITHAVTKGLNPAAPMKPSGIDWLGDVPAEVRRLKFLSSFVTSGSRGWAEYYSNDGEVFLRIGNVSRVGVDLDLGDIQRVTPPDGAEGERTIVQGGDVLISVTAYIGAVGVVPEGFERAYVNQHLALVRPRRNRIEPRYLAYALFSGLGQIQFRQLMYGGTKEGLGLEDVKNLLVIVPSLDEQRAIVAHLDAACARFDSLTAAAESAIVRLTEYRQAFISAAVTGKISVCGAASTVQPEAASASDPVIAGRINGEAGGTGRTANKYFQRSVLAAEIIARIGNDRTFGRVKLQKALILAEGHLQLAEIESQPMRAAAGPFDNAMMRSIQSQLQKSQWYEYRKDGDPLKFLPLAKAGGHKQYFDRYWGAKEAAFAALMDLLVKLDTQRSEIVATLYSAWNDFLIDQKPVTDDALVAEVLTNWDPAKTAIPEDKWRKAIGWMRGKGLVPTGYGAHTRIAQHDRSKE
- a CDS encoding ATP-binding domain-containing protein codes for the protein MNLAAKFDVIYGSTALPQALLATIVRSLEQAGIEGTFYIGYPVMASADSNTTIDALLVTQKPGLVAFHFAQKGEDYKAVQDKLYYVLESNLGRHESLRRGRALGVTVNVLSVFPEGEVPAPADAAYPAASPSTLVAALGGMKPIDDPALYRSVSAAIQRVTTIKPVKKRQNIVKAGSKGAILRSIEKEIANLDRWQKSAAIETPEGLQRIRGLAGSGKTVVLALKAAYLHTQHPDWQIAVTFHTRSLYQQFKDLIERFTLEHLGDKPDWEKLRIVHSWGSSATDGMYSLACAAANMIPTNYLSAKSRFGVMRAFEGVCDELAAAMKGREFDLFDAVLIDEAQDLPRSFFRIVDAVTRAPKRIVWAYDELQNLSDAGMASTAELFDRDIQLTNTPGAPQQDIILPVCYRNTPWALTLAHALGFGLSRDRGMVQHFDEPSLWVDIGYMVEKGPLDYGQEVVLARGPRSYPLFFEKLLTPADAVQSQAFNTKDEQYAWIAEQVAKNLKEDELDADDILIVLPEPITQRDEYYSLRRHLDSRGIPSSLAGVTNDRDQFSQSGVVTVSGIYRAKGNEAPMVYIANSDFCVVGHELIRLRNILFTAITRSRAWVRLCGTGLSMTTLQKEIDAVVNSGYKLVFRVPTQEQLAVMRRINRDRTAEEKSQIRKAEKSLEEVLDLVKRGVISPDAMPQLKEILKAMQDKGGKA
- a CDS encoding DUF2290 domain-containing protein, whose amino-acid sequence is MNARQVATMIASTCQDLRSLGLVTFDNSPCQRREGAFQRVAWPSVGPSAARTFAFGSLGQYLSLIKEGAFTCLLKDYSVVQASYDCDGTNVVAHSLLYWPAPVAIQEPVEDLGDLCAAVAMCMESPASAAPLCELYLRSPMRFDFDPDRASEDHPEVHLHTQFDDTRIHVDRPMSFTTFVKMVFKTFYRETWNSCPELARMHEQRVPLVKDEFAPVPHSLCLAWSAGRDD
- a CDS encoding DUF262 domain-containing protein; translated protein: MAKASELEDLKFSDPREEEEGAIDHIPKDERHLRTQAYDMSISDIVGKITNGDIVLDPDYQRNYVWDDKRASLLVESILLNVPIPVIYVAEDDDSLWDVVDGLQRLNSLSRFFSNEFKLKGLEVLDELNGQFYKDLNPKAARILRNGILRIILIFKESNQDIKYEIFMRLNRGAVKLTEQELRNCLYRGAFNDMLHDLCAQGLVQTLLDLDAPHNRMADAELLLRHFTVKGGYDPATGKISTYSGNMRSSLNHYMSKVRHTKSEEIVVLKKEFMLNAMKVAEVFGAEAFHRINPDGSYDDRLNRAIMDAVMVGVGFHTLDEIKAKKAEVKAVLQKLINDDAQFADAITTRTSDKQRMEYRVHTFVRKLDEVMQG